The Mytilus edulis chromosome 12, xbMytEdul2.2, whole genome shotgun sequence genome contains a region encoding:
- the LOC139499307 gene encoding acyl-CoA-binding domain-containing protein 6-like produces the protein MHSKQSIAETYNNHLRFTLDQERQAWFDFLLEKASSNVRDYISELSVGYGFDVVVSSSPLHIACFMGRTDIVHCLLNYHVNISITKEDGATPLFYACEVGHEDIVRLLLAKEADTQICRLDGRSPLNIATDNGHASVVKMLTEHIKKGDTLSS, from the coding sequence ATGCATAGTAAACAGTCtatagcagagacatataataaccATCTCAGATTTACACTAGATCAAGAAAGACAGGCATGGTTTGATTTTCTCTTAGAAAAGGCTTCATCAAATGTGAGAGATTACATCAGTGAGTTGTCAGTAGGTTATGGGTTTGATGTAGTAGTTAGTTCTTCTCCGTTACATATAGCCTGTTTTATGGGTAGGACAGATATAGTCCATTGTCTTCTTAACTACCATGTTAACATCAGCATAACAAAAGAAGATGGAGCAACACCATTATTTTATGCATGTGAAGTAGGACATGAGGATATTGTACGTTTATTGTTAGCTAAAGAAGCAGATACACAGATATGTAGACTAGATGGGAGATCGCCTTTAAACATTGCTACAGATAATGGACATGCATCTGTTGTAAAGATGTTAACAGAACACATAAAGAAGGGGGACACACTCTCTTCTTAA